Within Ipomoea triloba cultivar NCNSP0323 chromosome 9, ASM357664v1, the genomic segment CCAATACCACACAACACATTTATTGCTGAATAAAAAGTCAAGGGAGAAAATTTTCCATCAGATACAAATACAATGCcatatctataaaaaaaatgtatgcatCTCAATTGAATGCCTTTTTTCTTACAATTGATAAGTGCCTGAGTGTATGAACACTCCTGTTGTGGCGGCAATTCAGGAACAGAGACGTGCGATACTGAAGTGGTAGGTGATATCTTTGCAGGAAGCGTTGATGTTGGCACTTCCTCGTCGTTTAAACAACTTGTATCCGCGAGGAGAGGTTTATTCAGAGGAGATTGAAGTAAAGGGGATTGAGGCCTCCTGTATGCTAAAGTTAAGTAGGAGCTGCCCCTCAAGATGCTTACAGATGGAGAGGCTACTGTTGTGTACATGTCCATGGACTGCCTATACActcaaaacaagaaatttaaccACACAAAATCATATAAAATCACACACACTACTTTCTAAGATTATTaaacatgtttttttaattgctaatatataattaaggaGTATGCACAAACCAAACAATTGCCTCTGACATGGAAGAAACATGAATTCTTGATCTATTTCaagattaaagaaaaatataaataaaagcacttaattatattgtttcaaGATTTATATATAAACCTAAATTGTTGATCAGGAAGTCTAATACAGACAGGACAACATAGAAAACATTCTGAGAGAGCAGTCAGGCTAAAGAACATCAATAAAAGCACTAATTTCAAGATTCATATACAAACCCGAATTAAGGATCAGATAATTCTCCTTTTGAATGTTAACAAGTTGGGTTTCATTTCCAATAGTTACATGCAAGAAAAATTAAGGGTataaaaatggaataaattaaAACCTGTAACTTTGAGGCCAATGAGGATAAACGGAGTCGAGGAAGTTGTCGTTGTCGGAGGGATTTCTGCGATGGACGCCATGATCTTCGGATTCTGTGTCGTCGTTATCCTCATCTTCGCCGTGAGCGGTTTCAGCCTCATTCTCTTCATCGTCTGTTTCGATATGGATCACCCGGTCCGCTCCAAATTCCTCGTCAAGCTTCATTCGGATCTCTTAAAAGATATGAATATTCCTTCAATTTTCTCTCTGCTTCTTCGTAATTCTCCGTCGTCAAACAGTATAGATCAAAACCATGCAAAATTCCCTCAGTGTTCTACACCCATGCAACCTTTACTTCTGTCTGTCTGTGTAACAATGTCTGCAATTCTGGAATTAATTTATGGAGGatgattatattaatattattgcatTATTACTATTATACCTTTTGTGGCAATAATtggaataaattataattaatgcgTGAATTTGGGAAATAATTAAAAGATGAAGACTCATGTTTGGGTTCGTCTTCTTGAAGGAACAAATCACGCAGAATACAAATTAAGTCAGCCCTAGAATCGGATAAGATCTATccctttattttgtttataattcaaaatttcaagATGTGTTTATACTTAACAAAAACTCATCCGTATATACGAATCTTTGGACTGTaatttgtaacagagtcaaaagtactcaaaaaaattctaTTCGACTCGACTTTGCTAGCTTGGCTATTAGTTGTGAGCTATAATTCTAATCCTAATTTAGTATTTGAGAAtagggctgttagcgaacatagctttcgacaaactactcgtgttcgagctcggtaagcgttcgtttatgttcgtttattaaggtaaatgaatatattaacaaacaaaatttagagctcggttaataaatgaacagagtctgaacagtagTAAGCTCGTTTGTTatgtgttcgcgaacaagctcgtttgtgtttgtttagtagtgttcgcgaacaagttcgtttgtgttcgtttagtagtgttcgcgaATAAGCGcatttagtgttcgtttaataatgtttgtgaacatgtttataaatatatatatatatatatatatatatataaattgttcgtgaacgtaaattatttcttgttcacgaacaaattgtatTCACGAACATGCGTAGAGGtatttggttattaagtgttcacgaacatgttcatgaacgtaaatgaacatgtttgtgaacacgttcgcgaacgtgttcgttaacgttaatgaacacgttcgtgaatgtgttcgcgaacgttaacgaacactaacaaacgcttaacaaacgaatacgaacaggattttcaaaaaccttaacaaactaACACGAATacaaacaccccaaaatccttaacaaacgaacatgaacatcatccgttcgtttatgttcggttcgttaacagccctatttgagaaatcattttttggaaagtttggtttaacttttttttttttttttgggttttgagaaatcattttttggaaagtttggtttaactttttttttttttttgggttttttctCAAGGTATCCCTTCAGCCGATAGCTAGAAGACTAACCTCCGTTCCAACGGTCAGCACAttaagtggtaggggactggTTGGTTTTaacttgttaattaattatataaaataagaattttggTACATTGTATTAAGAGAAGATGGCTGGTTCGAGTGATTAAAGGAAGTAAGGACAAACTCATCCGAGCTCGGCTGGGAGAAAGGGTCGATCTGAAGGAGTAAGGCCAACTGATCGAAAGACAATTGGTGCCAGTGGGTAAATGAGTGGAAACGATTACATGAGAAGAAGACAGGTGAGCGATGGAAAGAACGGCCGACCGATGACCGATCGACAAAGTAAATCAAGATGTTTCGTTGCAATTGAGTGAGAATCTCAAAAAAATATAGCAAGTCTCGAACTGAGAAAGTCGAGCGAAAAAGTCGAGTTCGGGTCACCTTTGAGACCAGGCCATGACAGGGAGAAGGCAAAAGGGAACCATCATTCAGCCCCGTCAAGCCAAGTAAGAAGGTTGGGTTGAGTAAGCAACTGGGTTGGTGGATAGCACGAGCGAAGCAAATTAGGAAGTTTCCTAAGAGAATAGAAATCAGGTGTGGATCCCGTGGGCGTGATAGGGAAAGAAGATCAAGATGATTTAAGAAGCTATACCAAAtatcttcaaaaaaagaaaaaaaaaaagaaaaaaagaagctatACCAAATGTATGCAATAGCAAAGAAATTCCAATGTTAGTTTAGGATTGCCATATATTGATCAACCCCTCTCTTTATATAAATAAGGGTTTCAAACCCCAAAAAGATTAAGCAACTCATAATACAAGAATAGCCAAAACGCTTAAACCTCATTACAAAACTTAAACTGTTTATCAGTAGTGTTGGTTGGCCATTTGACTACCCATGGTTGATAAAACCAAAAATATTCATTGCTATGATACTACGCTGTGAGGGTGATGTTGTGTTGTTACTTTTTCATATGATATCGGGATTGATAGTTTCTTGAGCACACTAATGAATTTATGAGCCTTTAATAAAATCATCATTGACGGTGTTAATATCAACTACcatcaaataattaatgaaaataagatgaatatatgaattttatagAGCATGGGCATTGAATCAATAATTGATCATATCGAGTTTGACACAAAGTAGATCCCCCAAGCTATCTAATAGCTTCGCTACTAGCTAGCGCGAGCTGAGCTTCTTATTTATTAGTTTAAGCTGTTAAATCCTAACTACATTAATGAATGTCACATTAGCCGACTACATAGAAAACATAAGTAAGCAGTTAATGATTATTGTCTAATTCAAACATCGGAGTTGTCTTCTGGGTCTCTCTTCCTTTTCTTAATGGATGATGATCCAAGGTCAATTTTGAGTGTTTGTTGCACATTATTGATGAGGAGGAGGGAGCAATCACACTGCTTGGTTGTCAAAACAGTTACTGGGCTTGATGGGCAATAAAGTCTCCCACAAGTCCTAACGTTTTGAATCACTCCTTTGTCCATCATTATTTCGCACTTCTCCAGATCATTCTGTCAGAAAGAAATGTTCATTACATACAAATTAAACAGTGCAACATAAAATTCGATCTTGTAATGATATCTCGAGGTAATTTACAAGTATACTTTACCTTGTGATCTTGAGGAATAAGAGCTGTAAAATGGTTGAAACAACAAGTGTTCGTTTCCCGTGGGAGAAACTCTTCAAGACTGTATTTCAGTGCCGTTTGAGCAAGAACACAAGGTCGAAACTCCAGGAATTTCGGGTCTGTTTCaatcattatattaattttaatactcACAAATAGTACAGTGACAACATAAATCTGATCTgtagacaaaaattaatgattatatataaatatgtgtaCCTAAAAGAGACCCGAGGAGCATATCGGTAATATGTGACCGGAGTTCCTCCACCTCCGGCTCCGGTAGGGTTTGTTGAAACCGGAAAGAAGCAGTGAGGAGATGCAGGTAAGAGTATGGGGTTGTAGAAGATAGCCGCCATCCTAAAGCCTCTAGCAGCGTCAATTCCATCCGTTGGATAAGATCCGATACCAACAAATTCTCAACGCCCTCCATCTGCCATGCATTATCCTAGTACTGTTTGTCAATCCAATATTAACAGTGGCAACTTTCATTTCATGACATAGATCATTCAATAACATTGTCTTTGCCaggatttttaattaattagttgagACCCAACACATCCACTATCATAATCTTTAAGATCAGAACAGAAGAACTAGGATAAGATcataagaattattattttgtaataatttgcaaaaaaaataataaaataaggggtgGAATGAGCTAGTATAGGTAGGGAATAATTAATGAGCAATCACCTGTATTTCATGCAAGGGAGGAGGGTCTGTTTCATTGAATTTCGTCGCAACTGATAAGCATGCAACTGAGAGCAGGTCAAACATCCAGCATTTCCATTCCTACGAAACAAAAGGGACAActgattaaaaatatatattatggaaCAACGTTATTAATTAGTAAGAAttggtgtatatattttcaagcaataaattaaaaataaattttgagagtataaatatatatatcttcactTCACCTGGCATTTCTTCAAGGAGATGAATCTGTCGAGATAGTTGACCGCATCAAACACACTCTCAAAGGACAGATTCAGTCTTCTTCGAGACTaaaaagcatcaagaaattaaatccCAGAATTATGTGTATATTAATGTAAGGATCGGAATGAAAACAGAAAGACGTGAATAATGAAACTTACCATAATGAGCCAGTGAACAGCTTTAGACCTAGCGTTACCAATGAAGCGGTTCAGTTTGAGGTGGTTTGCGTAGCCCGGTTCAGGCATGTATCTAGCTTCCTTCTCCACAAGAATCCCAAAAGCCTCTTCGTAGTCCTCTTTCTTATACTTTTCCACAACGCCGCCGTCTGCCTCACCGTAACGGCCGCGGTTATCTTCACCGGCGGCGGGACTCATAACCCACAGTACTTCATCGCACAGCAAACTCTCCATTATATTTACTTTCTATTCAGTATGAAATGGAAATTCAGAAAGTAGAGGAATGATTATTataagatgatgatgattcagtGTACTTGTAAGGAAGatgtgagtatatatataaaaggtttATTTTTGGTTGTAATAAAAGATTGAAGGAGGGAGAGGCGATATAAAAAAGAGGAGACGAGGCTCATGAAAAGCGGTAAATGCCGcaaaataagatatatgtgTGAGTTGTGGGGTTGGCGTTTTTGACCGCAGTAACCAACTGCGTGAACGCACGAGGATACTCCCTGTTTGGATTCAATTTATGTTGCCTCAATATCAACCACAGATCTGCCTGCCTTTGGGTTTTCTCACCTCAATATATTTTTACCATTTCTCACCAAACCTCCAGCTCCCACGCTACAAATTAAAGATGTTACATCCATTTTCATCCATAAAATTattttcacatttgttttttttttttttttgactactATTAGGTTTAATTAAACCTAAAAGGTAAAATTATTTTCACatttgtttgtttaatattatattatttttattcaattattataattatgcaTGTAATTATAACATTGAATGAAATATACATTACGGagtacattattaataaaatctttTACAGAGTGCTCGTGGAGTTTAACTCAATGATTTAAGGGTCATCTTAGAAGTTTTGCTTTCTATATTGGTTTATAACGGGCGGTTTAccttttttaacatttttagaCAAATTGAGACTTTAAAATTAATCTTGgttaaattagaaattaaaatataatatggagtatataaaaaataataataataataataatatagaggGTGGACCACGCACGGCCGCATTTATCAAGTATGAACCGCATATGATATCCTACAAACTAGGTGGAGGGAGTACGTGACAGCAGAGAAACCCGGAATCAATTCAATTTATAACCAAATACTTCCCCATTTCCCCATGTTTTTCTGCTATATATTTGGGCGaggttgaaacttgaaagttgaCTCTCTAGTTGTGTTTCAATAAACATTTCCTTGTACGACTTTATTTTCTAATCTAAATAGCATTATATAGGTCTCATAAAAAACATTTAGTCCAAAGAATCTAAACCCGTATTATCATAATTCAAATCTATAAACATCGATTTGGAAGGTTAATTAGAATGTCATCACACTATAGGGTAGTTGACAACTTGatatatgtttgtttatttaatgGATAGCTAATTGTATTGATTATTGAATTGTATTAACGGTTTATAGTGCCTGGTTTgataaccaacatggttggtgtGG encodes:
- the LOC116029193 gene encoding putative cyclin-D7-1, with the protein product MESLLCDEVLWVMSPAAGEDNRGRYGEADGGVVEKYKKEDYEEAFGILVEKEARYMPEPGYANHLKLNRFIGNARSKAVHWLIMSRRRLNLSFESVFDAVNYLDRFISLKKCQEWKCWMFDLLSVACLSVATKFNETDPPPLHEIQMEGVENLLVSDLIQRMELTLLEALGWRLSSTTPYSYLHLLTASFRFQQTLPEPEVEELRSHITDMLLGSLLDPKFLEFRPCVLAQTALKYSLEEFLPRETNTCCFNHFTALIPQDHKNDLEKCEIMMDKGVIQNVRTCGRLYCPSSPVTVLTTKQCDCSLLLINNVQQTLKIDLGSSSIKKRKRDPEDNSDV